Within Gaiellales bacterium, the genomic segment TGATCACCCGCCAGAGGATCTGCAGCTCGCCGCCGCCGTCGACGCGGATGGCGTCGCTCAGCTCCTTGGGGATCGTCATGAAGAACTGTCGGAGCAGGAAGATCGAGAACGCATCGCCGAAGAAGCTCGGGATGATCAGCGGCCGCAGGGTGCCGATGAAGTCGATCCCCGTCCAGTCGTGGAACTGCTTCGCCCAGAGGATGTAGAGCGGGATCGACGTCACCTGGTTGGGCAACATCAGGGTCGAGAGCACGAGCAGGAACACGATGTTGCGTCCACGCCAGTCGATGCGCGAGAACGCGTAGGCCACGGGAACGCAGCTGCAGACGACGCCCACGGTCGAGAGCCCCGCGTAGAGGAACGTGTTCCAGAGGTACCGCGGCACGTTGATGTCCTCGAACACGGTCTTGAAGTTCGACCAGACGAACGGGTGGGGCCAGACGCTGCCCGTCAGCGCCTGGTCGTTCGACTGGACGGCCGTGAAGAACATGTAGACGACCGGGAACAGGAAGGCCGACGACACGCCGATCAGCACGGCGTGGTTGGCGACGTTCATCAGGAACCGCCGCCGGCGAACGGCCGCCGGCCGCCGGCGAGCTGCCGGGATGTCCCGGGCGGGATGAGCGACCTGGGCTATGACAGCCCCCCGCCGTAGTGCACCCAACGCCGGCTCGTCAGGAGCAGGATCGCGGTCAGGATCATCGTGGCCACGAACATCACCCATGCCATGGCCGCGGCGTAGCCCATGTGGAAGTAGGTGAACGCCTGCTGGTACAGCCAGACGGAGTAGAACAGCAGCGCGTTCTGCGGCGCGCCCACGCCGCCGCCCGCCGTGGTGGCGCTGACGTACGCCTGGTCGAAGTACTGGAATCCGTCGATGATCCCGATGATCAGCGTGAAGAAGATGACCGGGGTCAGCATCGGCAGGGTCACGTACCGGAACCGCTGCCAGGCGTTCGCGCCCTCGATCGAGATCGCTTCATAGAGGTCGCGCGGCACGTTGAGCAGGCCCGCGAGGTAGAGCACGATCGCGTCGCCGATGCCCCACAGGCCGAGCACCAGCAGCGCGGGCTTCGCCCACGTTGGATCGAAGAACCACAGCGGGCCGTCGAAGCCGATGTGGCCGAGCAACCGGTTGATCGGGCCGGTGGTCGGGTTGAACAGGTAGACGAAGACCAGCGCCGCGCCCACCGTCGGCGCCATGGAGGGCATGAAGAAGAGCGTCCGGTAGGCGTTCACGCCCCGCTTCGGCCGCGTCAGCAGCATCGCCGTGAGGATTCCGAAGAGGATGCGCAGCGGCACCCCGAACACGATGATCCAGGCCGTGTTCCTGACCGACGTCCAGAAGTACGGGTCACCCTGGCCCGACTGTCCGTTCACGGTCAGGTGCCCGAACATGAACCGGTAGTTGTCGAGGCCGATCCAGTGCGGCGAGCTGATCAGGTCGTAGTGGGTGAAGGAGTAGTAGAGGCTGAGGATCATGGGCCCCGCCGTGAAGGCGATGAAGCCGACGATCCACGGCGAGAGGAACAGGAGCACGGTGCCGTACTTGCGGAGCTGGCCGCGCCGCCGCGCACGCCGGCGCTCGGCCGGCGTGCGCGGCTGGTACCCCAGCGGCTGCGGGGCGGCGACCGCTACGGCGCGCTCCCCTGGCTGAGCTGGTTGCCGACGTCCTGATCCAGCTTCTGGAGCGCCGACTGAAGGTCGGAGTCACTGATCTTGCCGGCCTGCCACTTCTGCTCGAACGTGTCGAGCAGGTTCGCGTACCCGTTGCCCGAGGGCTGTGTCGGCGGCGCGAACGCGGACTTGTCGTTCAGCCACACGTGCAGGAACGTGTCGAACTGCGGGGGCTGCTTCAGGTCGGGTGACGTGGCCGACGCCTCGGTGGTCGGGACGTTGCCGACCGCGTTCGCCATCTGCACGAGGTAGCTCGTGTCGGACGCCAGGTACTTGACCAGCAGCCACGCCTGGTCGGGGTGCTCGGCGCCCTTCGGGATGCCGATGATGGTGCCGCCGACGCGGCCCGATCCGTACATCTCGGGGTGATCCGACGCTGCCGGGAACGGCACCGTCCCGTAGTTCAGCGAGGGGGTGTCGCGCTTGATGAACGCGGTGCGCCACTCGCCGTCGAACATCATCGCGACCTTGCCCTTCTCGAACGCGTTGCTCGGGTTGAACTCGTTGTTCACATTGGCCGCGTAGAACTTGGTGATGTCGTCGTAGCCGTAGAAGTCGATCAGCTGCTTCTGCCAGCGAAGCGCGGCAGCCCAGCCCGGATCCTCCGCGAACTGCGGCGTGTTGCTCGAGTCGAACCACTGCGCGCCCCAGGCGTTCGCGAGGTCGCCGGGGCCGATCTGCTCCCAGCCGTTCAGCGGCACGAACCCGGCCACCTTGATGGAGCCGTCGGCGTTCCGCTGGGTCAGCTTCTTGGCGTCCGCCATCAGCTCGTCCATGGTCTTCGGCGGCGCCGCGATTCCGGCGTTCGCCAGCAGGTCCTTGTTGTAGTAGAGGCCGTAGGC encodes:
- a CDS encoding ABC transporter substrate-binding protein, with translation MLTVAALAALLAAAGCGGGSSSSSGPKPSSQIDKTPVTITMWHLWSGEEGKPFEQALKGFEQKYPWITIKQQVQPNTDNDTFDPNLVNAINGGNPPDVAMPFGPDYVGQYCSSGLWEDLAPYMKADNMAIGDFAPAAITYTNVGGHQCALPSLTDAYGLYYNKDLLANAGIAAPPKTMDELMADAKKLTQRNADGSIKVAGFVPLNGWEQIGPGDLANAWGAQWFDSSNTPQFAEDPGWAAALRWQKQLIDFYGYDDITKFYAANVNNEFNPSNAFEKGKVAMMFDGEWRTAFIKRDTPSLNYGTVPFPAASDHPEMYGSGRVGGTIIGIPKGAEHPDQAWLLVKYLASDTSYLVQMANAVGNVPTTEASATSPDLKQPPQFDTFLHVWLNDKSAFAPPTQPSGNGYANLLDTFEQKWQAGKISDSDLQSALQKLDQDVGNQLSQGSAP
- a CDS encoding carbohydrate ABC transporter permease, which encodes MNVANHAVLIGVSSAFLFPVVYMFFTAVQSNDQALTGSVWPHPFVWSNFKTVFEDINVPRYLWNTFLYAGLSTVGVVCSCVPVAYAFSRIDWRGRNIVFLLVLSTLMLPNQVTSIPLYILWAKQFHDWTGIDFIGTLRPLIIPSFFGDAFSIFLLRQFFMTIPKELSDAIRVDGGGELQILWRVIIPLAKPAIVAVALFNFIYAWNDFYGPLVYLASNPDAQTLSVALSSFRGLHHVDWNLTMAAALIFMLPVIVIFFLAQRVFIEGITLTGVKG
- a CDS encoding sugar ABC transporter permease codes for the protein MLLFLSPWIVGFIAFTAGPMILSLYYSFTHYDLISSPHWIGLDNYRFMFGHLTVNGQSGQGDPYFWTSVRNTAWIIVFGVPLRILFGILTAMLLTRPKRGVNAYRTLFFMPSMAPTVGAALVFVYLFNPTTGPINRLLGHIGFDGPLWFFDPTWAKPALLVLGLWGIGDAIVLYLAGLLNVPRDLYEAISIEGANAWQRFRYVTLPMLTPVIFFTLIIGIIDGFQYFDQAYVSATTAGGGVGAPQNALLFYSVWLYQQAFTYFHMGYAAAMAWVMFVATMILTAILLLTSRRWVHYGGGLS